The following proteins are encoded in a genomic region of Nicotiana sylvestris chromosome 4, ASM39365v2, whole genome shotgun sequence:
- the LOC104241738 gene encoding nudix hydrolase 18, mitochondrial-like isoform X1 produces MVVMVSRTGRHLQRYNKGRRQVVGCIPYRYKDIIDLSMGDEDAFEVLLISPQRKGKGLLFPKGGWEKDETIEDAARRETIEEAGVCGDVEGKLGIWYFENKNGDTAYEGHMFPLFVTEELDYWPEKDIRKRFWMSVREARKLCQNGWMKEALELLVSRLTSQSRRTKVDLFSRINCSSGGHGTVLHLGCRAQVLAPPLPNPAEEA; encoded by the exons ATGGTGGTTATGGTTTCACGTACTGGCCGGCATTTGCAGCGTTATAACAAGGGTCGTCGCCAAGTTGTTGG ATGTATACCGTACAGATATAAAGATATTATTGACCTATCTATGGGGGATGAAGATGCATTTGAAGTTCTTCTCATAAGTCCtcagagaaaaggaaaaggattgTTGTTTCCAAAG GGAGGTTGGGAAAAGGATGAAACAATTGAAGATGCAGCAAGACGCGAGACAATAGAGGAAGCTGGTGTTTGCGGTGATGTTGAG GGTAAATTAGGAATTTGGTACTTTGAGAACAAGAATGGTGACACTGCCTATGAAGGGCACATGTTTCCTTTATTTGTAACAGAGGAGCTAGATTATTGGCCTGAGAAAGACATCCGCAAAAGATTTTGG ATGAGCGTGCGAGAAGCaagaaaactctgccaaaatgGGTGGATGAAAGAAGCATTAGAGTTGCTAGTTAGTCGACTCACATCACAAAGTAGGCGGACTAAAGTCGACTTATTTTCAAGAATCAACTGCAGCTCCGGTGGCCATGGAACTGTTTTGCACTTGGGGTGCAGGGCTCAAGTACTTGCTCCACCACTACCAAATCCTGCAGAAGAGGCCTAG
- the LOC104241738 gene encoding nudix hydrolase 17, mitochondrial-like isoform X2, producing MGDEDAFEVLLISPQRKGKGLLFPKGGWEKDETIEDAARRETIEEAGVCGDVEGKLGIWYFENKNGDTAYEGHMFPLFVTEELDYWPEKDIRKRFWMSVREARKLCQNGWMKEALELLVSRLTSQSRRTKVDLFSRINCSSGGHGTVLHLGCRAQVLAPPLPNPAEEA from the exons ATGGGGGATGAAGATGCATTTGAAGTTCTTCTCATAAGTCCtcagagaaaaggaaaaggattgTTGTTTCCAAAG GGAGGTTGGGAAAAGGATGAAACAATTGAAGATGCAGCAAGACGCGAGACAATAGAGGAAGCTGGTGTTTGCGGTGATGTTGAG GGTAAATTAGGAATTTGGTACTTTGAGAACAAGAATGGTGACACTGCCTATGAAGGGCACATGTTTCCTTTATTTGTAACAGAGGAGCTAGATTATTGGCCTGAGAAAGACATCCGCAAAAGATTTTGG ATGAGCGTGCGAGAAGCaagaaaactctgccaaaatgGGTGGATGAAAGAAGCATTAGAGTTGCTAGTTAGTCGACTCACATCACAAAGTAGGCGGACTAAAGTCGACTTATTTTCAAGAATCAACTGCAGCTCCGGTGGCCATGGAACTGTTTTGCACTTGGGGTGCAGGGCTCAAGTACTTGCTCCACCACTACCAAATCCTGCAGAAGAGGCCTAG
- the LOC104241739 gene encoding uncharacterized protein has product MALEWVVLGYAAGAEAIMLLLLTIPGLALLRKGLITVTRNLLKPFLSIVPFCLFLLMDIYWKYETRPSCESHESCSPSEYLRHQKSIMKSQRNALLIACAIVFYWLLYSVTGLVVKVEQLNKRVEKLKAQD; this is encoded by the coding sequence ATGGCGTTGGAATGGGTTGTTCTCGGCTATGCCGCGGGTGCAGAAGCAATCATGCTCCTTCTTCTAACAATTCCGGGTCTTGCCCTGCTCCGTAAAGGTCTCATCACCGTGACCCGGAATCTCCTCAAACCGTTCCTCTCGATCGTGCCCTTTTGCTTGTTCTTATTAATGGATATCTACTGGAAGTACGAGACCCGACCCAGTTGCGAATCACACGAATCATGTTCCCCATCTGAATACCTACGTCATCAGAAATCCATCATGAAGTCTCAGCGCAACGCGCTCCTCATCGCGTGTGCGATCGTTTTCTACTGGCTGTTGTACTCTGTTACTGGCCTTGTTGTTAAAGTGGAGCAGTTGAATAAGCGCGTGGAGAAGTTGAAGGCTCAGGATTAG